GTCCTACCTCCCTCGTTTCAATAAGGAACGCATGACAACATATGACCAGGATAAGAAAATCACAATGGCAGCACTGATGGGGGGATCTGGCCCCTCAACCACTTCATGGAAGAGATAGCAAGAAAAACCCCAACCTCACTAAGGGATTTCATAGACCGCACCGACGACTTCATTAACGCTGATGACACACTCCGGGCCTTGATTGCCCCGCGCCGAACCGAGCTGGAAAAAGCAGACAGGAAAATAGCTGGCCAGAACAACGAAGGGAGCCGAGAAGACAGTAAGAAGATGTCACGCGATGCAAAGCGCAAAGAAGAACAACCCACACGGGGGAAGGCTGTACAACACATCCACACCAATCTGGTCCTAACCCAAGATTAAGCctcgtttggttgttaaactcatttgagttcaactcaattcagtctaattttaagttaagtttaacatccaaacacacaactttcaaattactaaattcatctcaactcaaaatctctttacatgtgagacccacaatatttttcaactttttataaatacatctaaattcatcttaacatccaaatacatttaaactcattttaaagcTATGTTTGGTTGTAAGACTCAGTTGAgctcaatataattttaagttgagtctaacattcaaacactcaactctcaaattactaaactcacctcaactcaaaacctcattATACGTTGGACCcgcaacctttttcaacttcccataaaaagtattaaactcatcttaacatcttaacacattttaaactcaatttagatggGTCCCACATAACTCATTCTattactcaactcactattattcataaagaattgaacttagctcagctcaacatctagACGCAGCCTAAGTGAATCCCACAAAACTTACTCTATCATCTCAAcccactactattcataaagaactcaactcaactcaacatccaaatacaaccttagaacaaaaaaaaaaaaaagtacacaaTTTATCACACCATCCAcctaaatatttagattttagagATTACACAATATTTATGAATCCGTCGTATTTTCGGAACGTAACTATAGTGAAATGAcattaaactttattttgatgtgtttttatCATCACATTAGGAGACAATAGGGCTACATTATAAAAGTAATGTAGTCCACTGGCCAGGGGGTGGAGAGTCGGCTCCACCCTCCCTCCCCCTGTCTGGCCTTTGCTAGACTTGTCCATAGTCCATTTTTCTAGTTTGTTTCTAGCTTTCTGCCCATAACACCGAAAATGGCCAATCTGCTGTCCACCAGCCACCATCGACTGCCATGCGCCCCACCATCAGAGCCTCCAGCCACTGATCTTCTAGacagcagaaaaaaaaaaaaaaaaacctcccaAAAGAGTGATGCATGTGCCTCACACGCAACTCATACTGCGCGTGATCTTCACGCGCCTCCATAGTCAGTGGCAATCCTTTGCCAATGATTCGACCATTTTCTCGGTTGCTACTCGTCTATGTTTATGTTTTCTCTAACCAAAGATCAAGAGAAATTGATCGTAGAAGTCTACTTCAACCAATCCAAGCTAACAAACTGCAGCACATTTTTCACTACGGCTTCTAGTTGTAGTCTTATAGTTTGTTTATCAGACTATGTTAACCGTTTCAAGCGGCTTCACCTTGAGAGAAATGGGTAAGAGCCAATCTTTTGGTTCTAaagccctctttttttttatttcaccaGTGTTGTATTTGTTGGTTTTTGGATGATTGTTGAGACTTATAGCTCATTGTATCTTGTAATATGTAGTTTATCTATGAAAaacttgcttagaaaaaaaaaaaaaaaaacataagactCGATCTCAATTTGTATCATCAAGGATCTTCCACTTTTGGCTTAGAAAGATTAGAAGGCAAATGAGGCAGGCAACggaaaaatcatatcacaagCACAAGCAAATACCTTTATTACGCAACCAAAACACGAGATTACAGATACGTCAGGATATAACCAATAGGAATGTTCCACCATTATGGTTTCCACGTACCAACACACAAAATCAAGACAGACACCACGACTAAACAGGACAACCCGAAAGACAGACGGGCACACGCAAACATACCAAGATGCCAAAGCCGAACAAACCATGCCAAACACGACCGTAATAAGGAGCTTTTACATCTCTCTGACTCGATCTAATACGGAAATTTAGCTCAGCCCATAAGTATTTCACTCAATCAGGGGCTGATTACTGCGCAccctttaatttatttgtttttactaTAGTAACGGATGCAGCTGATCACAGAGAGAGATGGTACTATATTGCCAGGACCAGACCCGGCACGGACTTTCCGAACCAACTGGAGACGCTGCTCTCCCAAAGGGACGGGCAATGGAGGGGCGTGATCGCAGCCGTCGATGATGAGGACCTCGTAGAAGCTAAATCTGATGGCGGTGACGATGGACCGGAGTTCCGGAGTCGCGTGACAGTGAGGGACGTGTTGAAGTACTCCCTGATCTGAGTAATTATCCCATCAGAGACGGTGCAGGCATGAACCCAGGAAATAGAGAGGGCGTGGTCGCAGCCCTCCACAAGGACGGTGGGCCCGAAGGAAGTGATGGACTGCGGGACGAATCGGAAGGATGTGGCAGAGGCAGGGGCAGTGCCGGTCAGAAGGCGCATCAAGAACTGGTGGGAGGGAGGACCATGAAACCACCACTCGAGGTCGGGGGCGACGATCTGGTGCACCGTGGCCACGTCGTGCGAACTCAGGGCCGCATAGAGGGCGAGAACCACCCTTTGATTACTGGAATCGGTTTCCTCCAGAGTTTCCTGAGAGTTAGCCAGTTCTAGACCAAGCCTAGCTCGGCAGTAGGCGGTGGGTCTTAATTAAATAAGGTTTTGGACACGGAGTGAGAGGAATATGCAGAAAGAAAGGGCCGAACAAAATGCTTGTAAAATGAAGGGGAAGCTGATACCGCTACCGCTGGTGAAACGGGTTAGATTATATAGCGGGGATGAGGAGGGTCGTGACCCGTGCGATTGGATTGATCATTGTATGCACAGCCGTTCTCGTAGCAACTATGCTGCAGAGGGCCCAATGGCAAGATCGACTTTTGGGCTATTTCGTCCGTTCTGATGACGTGACTGGTTGTTAGTAGTTGTAGTGTACGAAGGGATAATGATATACTTGCAACGGgttcactatttttttattatttatattatatttaaattttttattattttattaattttttaaaatattttttaacgtctttaattgttataaaaaaatttataattattttcttaattattaaataaaataaataaaataataaataaataatagaaagatagacttatcatttttcttgtatgaAGACGAAGACGACGACCGGGAGTTGTGTTGGGTTGGGTTGGACTCGGTCAAGCCAACTCTATTTGACCCCACTAATGACTTCATTATTTTACGGTTTTAATTTTGCAAAATGATACCacacaatatatttaataacatatttcataatatatattataaaataaaaatattttaataaaataatattatttttataagttagtttataaaaataatatttattttaaaatattattatgtaaaatgttataaaaatttaaatgagatgagGCCAGGTCAGGTCAGACCCCATACCTCAAGCCAGGAGGAGAGTAAACAAAAAGTGATCAGCAATGACGCCCTCTTGTTGACGAGAGTATATTTTATAGCCTTTTGGTGGTAagtatgaatgaatgaattgaTATTGTTTCTTGTCGATTTGAAACCATGGATTAAATTTTACGTCCTTTGAATTAGCTCGAACGaacgaaacaaaaaaaaaaaagataacgtTAATGGATTGATTCACTTTCAAGTTGAACGCGGGAGCATGCAGCCAAATTAAATACAACGTAATTGTCTAACGTCTATTGCAAGCCACTGTTTATACTCGCTTTTCAGCCAGCAATCTACATATATAGACTTTGCTTATCCCaatttgaaatttatgttttacggtgaagaaaaaaaggattaagtttgaaaaaaacaaatgatcatAACAGAGAAACTCCATCTTCTCTCTACAAAACTCTTCCAAATCCGGTATTAGCTTTGAGGGAGAGGGTGCTTTggctcctccctctcccctccCTCCTGTCTATATGTTCATTCtgctcaatttattttattttgatttattttaattttttagttttagctCTACTAAGAGGTGCTCTTTCGGGTGATCCATTTTTTAGAATAGgttttgttcctttttctttctaagaTCTGTGTTTATGAATACTCCAAGATCTTCATTTCAAAGTTCCATAAcctcatctttcttttttctttcagaacCATGTTTGGTGGTTGAGCTGCCTGGAACGACCGCAGCTGGGACAAGAGTTGGTCAAGAGGGGTGGGCGAAGCTATGATTGGTTGGTTATGCGACAGAGCTTATGTGTAGGAGGTCTTCTACGCAGTGGAGGATGGTGTTCGTGCGATCTAGGCTTGGGATGCCAATGCTTGTGGTGGGTGTGCTGTACTGGGCTCATGCCGATGCTCGTGGAGGGTGGCGGTCGCAGAGAGGGAGATGGGCTTGGGAGAGAGTGGCGGAGGGAGGCAACAATATCTGTTAGGAGAGAGTTTTATAGAAATTAAGACAATATCTTCTTTAGAAGATGGGTCACTTTAATTCTGTTTTTACATAGTAATATCTATGTTAGGAGAGAGTTTTATagaagttaaaataatatttaccataaataaatttgtatgtAAGGTATCCCAAAACAgatgcataatttaatttataatatagattttttttatattaataagtcataattataattttatttataaaatgaaatgaactttatttcaaaaaaaaaattgaaaaaaccaaaaaacgtCTGTTATAATGCTAGGCTGTTTTCTAGTGCAGCTAGCCCACTTTTTTGTACATGAcctgaaattaaaatttagggGTCCACCCCAAATAAAGGGCAGCCAAGTTGATTTTGTCCTGTATAATCTAGTGGAGAGATTTCTAGACTGTATACAGACCACCTTGATCTGTCATCACTGTTGCCACCAATCACAATTATTTATCGTACCATGAAAATGGCGTTATTGGTCCCAGCTAGCTGCtacttctcaatctcatccAAACAAACATGGgttgaagttttattttttatttattaaaactaaagAGACAGCCAACCCTGCCCCACTCTCATCGATGGCATTGTTTCAGAAGCAAAAAGTGATTTAAGACTGACATTGTTGACCAATTTATTAAAGTGGATATAATAGAGATTCATCCTTAGCTACTATTTCCTTGAAACAGGTggtgtttttaactttttttcaatgGTTTTGAAAAACTACAGAAATCATTAGGAACAAAGGATTACGTACAGCTAGCAGACCCACTGCTCAAAACGTGGAGGATCGGGTTGGCATGCAATTGGAGAGATGTATCTAGAAGGCAGTGAGCATTTCTGTTTTTTCCGAGTCATTTAGGAGGCACCAGAATTGTGATGTGGAACTCTGATACACATGGATACAACTTCACATGCAGCTTTTTGGGGGGGTGGTCGTGGAGCTTTCAGCTAGAGTCTTCAACTTGTGCTTCGGTAATCATTAACTGGAATATTAATGGTTATCTGCCAATGCAAATTCACTAAATTAGTAAATTGCACATGCATTAATTAAGCTCACATGCCTTTAAAGTTTAACATCATTACTAGTCAGCTGATGCTGATCTGCACCTCGATCGTTTccttttggaagaaaatgagtatatatatattttttagagaaatattgtTGATGAGGGTACTGTGAAGCCGGAATTAAAGAATTCATAAGTCCACATCCGCCGTCCAATAAACAAAACTGTCTTTCCATTATAAGTAGTAGTGAATGATATGAAAGAATTAGATGTGCAAGAGACCCAGAGTTGTTGGGAAAGCCATGGTATCAAAAAATTGCCAAAGGGAAGTAAGTAAAGATGATACCGTTGCATGGGCAATTAAGCTCATGAGTTGTCACGCTGAGCGACCCAAATGAAAAAGCCTCAATGCATAAACCCCAAGGTCTCTACAGAGAGAGCATGGACAGGTTATATATGTCATTTTTAACTAGTTGTGAGGACCAGCCTCCAACAGGCAACAAAGGGGCTATGGCTGGGAGTGATATCTGGAGTATCCCCCGCCATTACACATTTATTGACAGCTGGAAAATTTTGGGTCATAACAAGGACGTGTACGAGAAATTAGGccatatttttatagtaaaaatgttttatctcactttatattattattataatttttttaaatattaaaataataatattttaatattaatttatttaattttaaacttttatctcattttaactcgCTATCCAGACCGCAACTAAACCTTTTAGTACCTAAACAAACAGAAAACTAGCCCCTACCATGTTAATTATTGCAATTCAAATAAACTCTACAGCCATTATGTATGGCCGGCCTCCGTCATTATGTGACATGGTAACCAGTGACCACTCCATACCACCATttgaaaacaggaaaaaaaaatgcaaaaacaaaaacccagcCCTCTCTCAATCAAACGTGTGCGGGTGGTTGTAATTAAATTGGAggaatgaataattttattcgAAGAcatttacattatatattattcacgttgcataatttgatttaaaagatatatatatatatatatatatatttgctagtGCTAGTATAAAAACAAAGAAGCCGGGCAATTCCTTCGTAAATCTAACAAGAGCATGGCAACAGCTAGGACGCACAACTCAATCGATTGAGCGAACCACCTGGCTGACAATGCCAAAATGAACTTAACTGATCATAGACTCATCATACACATAATAAAAGATGAATCCCATGATATAAGAATAGCACGATTTGACAACCAACTGACAACAACATTACATGATCAGCTCATAAAAAGTGTCATTTAGGAGGACGGATCATGAATTCAGTTTTGCAATTTCAGGAACCATAGGAGTGCAGTGATTTCCTTAAGTTATCAGATTAATTAAGCGCTGTAGGCAATTTCTCAACCTATCAAGTTAACTACtggtaagaatttgaaaatgcaaaCGATTGCATTACCCCTTTATTCTTATGAAACAGAGGGTCATAGTTCAAGGCCTACCTGTAAATAGTTCAAGGCCTACCAACTGACAACAACATTACATTCAGTTTCTCAAACATctgcaaaatataaaatcttaacAAGCCGAGACATACATTTTCCGGcaacaatttatttaaatatgtacaAGGAGGGCGACTTAAATCCTTGggaaagattattattattattattttttaacaagtatGTTCTGGTACATAAGGATTTCTTGTGGTTCTGCCTATGGGCATGAATAAAGCCAGTCACCACAGCCATTGTACTAACAGTTAAAAATTAACTCAATAATTCAATCCTGTTTTACGATTCATTCCATGTTGGACTATCTATACCTTCTACTACACACCATGTGCCACGATGTACTTTCTCACCATACCCTTCATTCAAAGGTATAGAAGATTGCTCAAAATCCAGAAGCACTTCCTCACTTCATTCATCTTGCTCTAATTTTGTGGGCCAACATCCTCTACAATCTGTCTTCCCTTATGGATAGTTGGGGCTAGATGACAGAAACAGTTGCTCTTTGGAAACTCAAGTCATCCGTATCAATTACTTTCTACTTCGGAAATTTTACCAAAAGTACATAATAACATCGTATAAAATTCATTCTTAACGGACAAAACCATGTAGtagttataaaaaaagatatctAAGTAGTGCAGACAAGTTTTCAAGGTAATTGACCATATACGGTCAATTATCATGTCAATTATCAAGAGCTCTCTTCGAAAAGATACTTATGTTCTTGTTtactaagagaaaaaaactttgCCCCCTCCAAGTATAAATAAGATTGCAGAATAAAGTTACAAACAGCACAAAGAAACTGAAGGTAGCGAGAAAGGGatatcaaatatcttcaaaaaaactataaattaacaTTGATGCATTGAAGTTACTTGAGAAAGAGATATCTTCAAATAgcaaactaaaaataaacatggAGGCTTTGATTTCACAACAAATCTAAGCACTGCATGGAAGTTTCCATGTAATCTTACATACAGATCAAACTACcataaaatttcaaactttgtTTATCTTTTTGGACTAAGCGGTTCCCTTTGTATCAACGATATAGATGGTGGGGTCATAGTTTTGTCCCTACCTTCTGCATAAAACTCTTCATTCACTATAGAAGATGGCCTGTCTGGGCTATGGCCATTTGAAACTTTGCTGGGACTTGGAAAACTAGTTGTAAGAAGCTTGGATGGGACAGAGTAATTTCCCAGTGGAGAACTTGGGCTGGATCTGGATTTAACCTCTCCGTCTGTCATAGTTTTGTCCCTGCCTCCTGCATATATCTCTTCTTTTAATGTAGAAAGTCG
This window of the Juglans regia cultivar Chandler chromosome 12, Walnut 2.0, whole genome shotgun sequence genome carries:
- the LOC109004755 gene encoding wound-induced protein 1-like, with translation MRLLTGTAPASATSFRFVPQSITSFGPTVLVEGCDHALSISWVHACTVSDGIITQIREYFNTSLTVTRLRNSGPSSPPSDLASTRSSSSTAAITPLHCPSLWESSVSSWFGKSVPGLVLAI